The Callithrix jacchus isolate 240 chromosome X, calJac240_pri, whole genome shotgun sequence genome contains a region encoding:
- the LOC100398575 gene encoding DDB1- and CUL4-associated factor 8-like protein 1 — protein MSHQEGSTDDFPDVGTESLFSPEEQSGAAAAAAPEASSDIEMAAAEPSTQDGGDRRDGGFRNDASTESRSTDRESSGEDVELESLEARFLRRGGSLFYYPLPGEEEREGEEQGEESVEGGDEEEEQSQVCSQCGAANHEQCPLEEDTVLEEWISAETSALPRPRWQVVPALRQWQLGLSTRFVYEACGARAFVQRFRLQYHLEGHFGFTSTVCLNQRGTRLATSCGNLKVTVWDWVRQRPLLNFESGHQINGIQAKFLPNCGDSTLATCGHDGQVRVAELINASYCKNTKHVVQHKGAAYELALEPDSPYKFLTSGEDAVVFTIDLRQHQPASKIVVTREKGKRVGLYTISMNPANTYQFAVAGDDQFVRIYDQRRIDEKENNGVLKKFSPHHLVDCDFPTNITSVVYSHDGTELLASYSDEDIYLFNSSHSDGAQYAKRFKGHRNNITIKDVKFYGPRSEFVVSGSDCGHIFFWEKSSCQIIQYMEADREGIVNHLEPHPYLPMLVTSGLDHDVKIWTPTAEAATELAGLKDVVKKNKRERDSDTLYRTGIFESYRLQPPTQQMSQRGHHPGKRDHRAAFPDEELDEASSTSDTSEEEGQDQGQCLPS, from the coding sequence ATGTCCCACCAAGAGGGCAGCACAGATGACTTCCCAGACGTAGGGACTGAAAGCCTGTTCAGCCCAGAGGAGCAGTccggagcggcggcggcggcggcgccggAGGCGTCCTCAGACATAGAAATGGCGGCCGCAGAGCCATCGACCCAAGATGGCGGTGATAGGAGGGATGGTGGTTTCCGGAACGATGCCAGCACAGAAAGTCGAAGCACTGACCGAGAAAGTTCAGGTGAAGACGTCGAACTTGAGAGCTTGGAGGCGCGTTTCCTCAGGCGCGGTGGAAGCTTATTTTATTACCCTTTAccgggagaggaggagagagaaggggaggagcaaGGAGAGGAGAGCGTGGAGGGaggggatgaggaagaggaaCAGTCTCAGGTGTGTTCACAATGCGGTGCTGCCAACCATGAGCAGTGTCCGTTAGAGGAGGATACGGTGCTGGAGGAGTGGATTTCTGCAGAGACATCTGCCCTGCCCCGACCTCGCTGGCAGGTCGTTCCTGCTCTTCGCCAGTGGCAGCTGGGTTTAAGTACCCGATTTGTCTATGAGGCTTGTGGGGCAAGAGCCTTTGTGCAGCGTTTCCGCCTGCAATATCATCTTGAAGGCCATTTCGGTTTTACTAGTACTGTATGCTTGAACCAGCGTGGCACCCGGCTGGCCACTAGCTGTGGTAACCTAAAGGTGACAGTGTGGGACTGGGTGCGGCAGCGGCCACTACTGAACTTTGAGAGTGGTCACCAAATTAACGGCATCCAGGCTAAGTTCCTTCCTAACTGTGGTGATTCCACACTGGCCACGTGTGGCCACGATGGGCAGGTACGGGTAGCAGAACTAATCAATGCATCATATTGCAAGAATACGAAGCATGTGGTGCAGCACAAGGGAGCTGCCTATGAGTTGGCTCTGGAACCAGACTCTCCTTATAAGTTCCTCACTTCAGGTGAAGATGCCGTTGTCTTCACCATTGACCTCAGACAACACCAGCCAGCTTCAAAAATTGTGGTaacaagagaaaaggggaagagagTGGGGCTGTATACAATCTCGATGAATCCTGCCAATACCTACCAATTTGCAGTGGCTGGTGATGATCAGTTTGTACGGATATATGACCAGAGGAGAATTGATGAGAAAGAGAACAATGGCGTACTTAAGAAATTCTCTCCTCATCATCTGGTTGATTGTGATTTCCCAACAAACATCACCAGCGTTGTGTACAGCCATGATGGCACAGAGCTCCTGGCCAGCTACAGTGATGAAGATATTTATCTCTTCAACTCCTCTCACAGTGATGGTGCTCAGTATGCAAAGAGATTTAAGGGGCACAGAAATAATATCACGATCAAAGATGTTAAGTTCTACGGCCCCAGGAGTGAGTTTGTCGTGAGCGGTAGTGATTGTGGGCACATCTTCTTCTGGGAGAAATCATCTTGCCAGATCATCCAGTACATGGAGGCGGACAGAGAAGGTATAGTAAACCATCTTGAACCCCACCCTTACCTACCTATGTTGGTGACCAGTGGCctagatcatgatgtcaagatCTGGACACCCACAGCTGAAGCTGCCACTGAGCTTGCTGGGTTAAAAGATGTGGTTAAGAAGAACAAGCGGGAACGAGATTCAGATACCTTGTACCGTACTGGCATTTTTGAGAGCTAtaggcttcagcctcccacgcaACAGATGTCACAGAGAGGTCATCACCCTGGCAAGAGAGATCACAGAGCTGCGTTCCCAGATGAAGAGTTGGATGAGGCTTCCAGCACGTCAGATACATCTGAGGAGGAGGGCCAAGATCAAGGGCAGTGCTTGCCATCTTGA